In the Paenibacillus pabuli genome, one interval contains:
- a CDS encoding AraC family transcriptional regulator: MNWIESLQKAIQYIEEHLLENVTIEQISAQAHSSPFHFQRTFTLLTDVTVFEYIRRRRLTLAAHELLQSDHKIIDLAHKYGYDTPESFSKAFRRQHGIAPSEARKSSTSVKSYNRLVIQVSLKGAEPMNYKIVEQAAFTLVGIKQAFSYVDGENLREIPKMWQEAYSSGTEDRLLELNNGAIRGLLGVCVDQTEMEEKQMEYWIGTAFDGKTPEGLSSITIPASKWSVFEVQGPMPESIQSLWKQIVSEWFPSNPYEHAGIPELEVYPGPHHAPQIWIPIK; the protein is encoded by the coding sequence ATGAACTGGATTGAATCGTTACAGAAGGCTATTCAGTATATAGAAGAGCATCTACTCGAAAATGTAACAATAGAGCAGATCTCAGCACAAGCACATAGCTCGCCTTTTCATTTTCAACGTACGTTTACGCTATTAACAGATGTTACCGTATTCGAATATATACGGCGGAGACGATTAACACTGGCAGCACATGAACTGTTACAGAGTGATCACAAAATTATTGATCTGGCACACAAGTACGGATATGACACCCCTGAATCTTTCTCCAAAGCTTTTCGCAGACAGCATGGAATTGCACCAAGTGAAGCACGAAAAAGCAGCACCTCTGTCAAATCGTATAATCGCTTGGTTATTCAAGTAAGTTTAAAAGGAGCGGAACCGATGAATTATAAAATTGTTGAACAGGCTGCATTTACGTTAGTTGGGATCAAGCAAGCTTTCTCTTATGTAGATGGGGAGAATTTACGGGAAATCCCGAAAATGTGGCAAGAAGCGTATTCGAGCGGGACAGAAGACCGTTTATTGGAACTGAATAATGGGGCTATACGAGGATTGCTTGGAGTCTGTGTAGATCAGACCGAGATGGAGGAGAAGCAAATGGAATACTGGATTGGCACGGCGTTTGACGGTAAAACTCCTGAAGGACTGTCATCCATCACCATTCCTGCTTCCAAATGGAGTGTTTTCGAAGTTCAGGGCCCGATGCCTGAAAGCATACAGAGCCTATGGAAACAGATTGTTTCTGAATGGTTTCCATCTAATCCTTATGAGCATGCGGGGATACCCGAATTAGAAGTATATCCAGGTCCTCATCATGCGCCACAAATCTGGATACCGATTAAATAA
- a CDS encoding RNA polymerase sigma factor yields MTEHELFYSYNKDVYRTCLYMLKNIQDAEDVCHDVFVTVFRQDWRNVTHLKAWIMRIAMNHCLNIIRKNKVKHDKQDQLQNLHEHEALAKGSVDGMVMAKLSLAELEQQLRQLPDKLRSVVTLRYIGDLSVAEISEILHIRQGTVRSRLHKALKLMRKKLEYYEKVNMRGENHFEYSRIQS; encoded by the coding sequence GTGACCGAGCACGAACTCTTCTATTCTTACAATAAAGATGTATATCGTACCTGCTTGTATATGCTCAAAAACATCCAGGATGCCGAGGATGTTTGCCATGATGTGTTTGTAACTGTGTTTCGGCAGGACTGGAGAAATGTTACACATCTAAAGGCCTGGATTATGCGGATCGCCATGAACCACTGCCTCAACATTATTCGTAAAAACAAAGTCAAACATGATAAGCAAGATCAACTACAGAACTTACACGAACACGAGGCTCTTGCCAAAGGTTCGGTCGATGGAATGGTTATGGCTAAGTTATCCCTCGCCGAATTGGAACAGCAATTACGACAATTGCCTGACAAGCTGCGCAGTGTTGTAACCCTGAGGTACATTGGTGATCTTTCTGTTGCTGAGATCTCGGAGATCCTCCATATACGTCAGGGTACCGTTCGATCCAGATTGCACAAGGCTCTTAAACTGATGCGGAAGAAACTGGAGTACTACGAGAAGGTTAACATGAGAGGAGAGAATCATTTTGAATACAGTAGAATCCAAAGTTAA
- a CDS encoding DUF4179 domain-containing protein, with translation MNTVESKVKNHMKNSEHIEYPDFDMMFNSIQMDELRIADEIKHRSQRGKTKVAMVLGVSVAVMATPVYAAFQYDWSDVLSHKSGIESALQAGYGQSIEQSVTAHGVTLTVHNAFVDGNRTVLLYTIKPGMETNGAEIRYDQMVLKDSDGTPIEGHYYQQWNEEQGVYQGYFETDWVIPENQADLQFSITGVRYLQDMQEDITLNPQDTNTQKFNIQKDGIEAVEVQSFQHTEDQIMIRSNVTFTDKDLKEQTWARITAYDPNGNMIKETESPVYGTEGATGAYSSTQIFNEQQFKEKADHFTLTYTHEKERTDGTWNLDLSLSQKLMETGTVKKEMDIPLDSTGGEARISGLVMTPTQIRVTIDHQEHYYRLPYRTYQLEVGGRMLEGYVSLEGTLDPNQTELRFEQSDSSLMDVSSVANKPMTLIAKDRVDEHAGSQASILLTDISTQPQTIASDYEGFRLSWTYYLKDGNLYVESFSPDTTFGGINQSYFLDQGEKHYLTPLYFNDSDNKHTEVYKDFKGENIGLYVWNYTTKKPDEELRIPLNNTK, from the coding sequence TTGAATACAGTAGAATCCAAAGTTAAGAATCACATGAAAAATTCAGAGCACATCGAATATCCTGATTTTGATATGATGTTTAACAGTATACAAATGGACGAGCTGCGGATCGCCGATGAGATCAAGCATAGATCACAGCGGGGGAAAACGAAAGTCGCCATGGTCCTGGGTGTATCTGTAGCCGTAATGGCAACTCCGGTATATGCGGCCTTTCAATATGACTGGAGCGATGTTCTATCCCATAAGTCTGGAATTGAGTCGGCTCTCCAAGCGGGATATGGTCAGTCTATTGAACAAAGCGTCACGGCTCACGGAGTGACATTAACGGTGCATAACGCTTTTGTGGATGGTAACCGAACAGTCCTTCTCTATACGATTAAACCCGGCATGGAGACGAATGGAGCAGAAATCAGATATGATCAAATGGTCTTGAAAGACAGTGATGGCACACCTATTGAAGGGCACTATTATCAACAATGGAACGAAGAGCAAGGTGTTTACCAGGGGTACTTCGAAACGGACTGGGTGATACCAGAGAATCAGGCTGACCTTCAATTCTCCATTACAGGTGTACGTTATCTCCAAGATATGCAGGAAGACATTACACTCAATCCCCAAGATACTAATACTCAGAAATTCAATATACAGAAGGACGGGATCGAAGCGGTAGAAGTACAATCCTTCCAGCACACGGAAGATCAAATCATGATTCGTTCCAACGTGACTTTCACGGATAAGGATTTGAAGGAACAGACTTGGGCCAGAATCACGGCTTATGATCCAAACGGGAACATGATTAAAGAAACGGAAAGCCCAGTCTACGGTACAGAAGGTGCAACCGGAGCATACTCCAGCACACAAATATTTAACGAGCAGCAGTTCAAAGAGAAAGCAGATCATTTTACCCTCACGTATACACATGAGAAAGAGCGAACAGATGGAACCTGGAACCTAGATCTTTCCTTGTCTCAAAAGCTGATGGAAACGGGTACGGTTAAGAAAGAAATGGATATTCCATTGGATTCGACGGGTGGAGAGGCTAGAATTAGTGGGCTAGTGATGACACCAACCCAGATTCGAGTAACGATTGATCACCAAGAACACTACTACAGACTGCCATACCGGACCTATCAGTTGGAAGTGGGCGGCAGAATGTTGGAAGGCTACGTTTCCCTTGAAGGCACGTTAGATCCTAATCAAACGGAACTTCGATTTGAGCAGTCCGATTCCTCGCTCATGGATGTAAGTTCTGTGGCCAACAAACCCATGACCTTGATCGCGAAGGATCGAGTAGATGAGCATGCTGGAAGCCAGGCTTCTATTCTTCTAACGGATATCTCTACTCAGCCACAAACAATAGCGAGTGATTACGAAGGATTCCGTTTGAGTTGGACGTATTATCTCAAGGATGGTAACCTGTATGTTGAGTCGTTCAGCCCGGACACTACATTTGGCGGAATTAATCAATCCTATTTCCTTGATCAGGGTGAAAAGCATTACTTAACGCCTTTATACTTCAATGACTCAGATAATAAACATACGGAAGTGTACAAAGATTTTAAGGGTGAAAATATAGGTCTGTATGTATGGAACTATACAACCAAAAAGCCGGATGAAGAATTGCGAATTCCACTCAATAACACCAAATAG
- a CDS encoding FAD-binding oxidoreductase, with protein sequence MKSKTQLTGRVIFKGEPGYDAARKNWDPHTDRSPKVFVFAQKTKDVSNAIKWARENKVPIRPRSGRHSLEVNLSQVNGGIVIDVSDLNTVKLDKKNGTVVVGTGNRVGRIANMLARQGFIAPFGDSPTVGIGGITLGGGIGPLQRSIGLISDNLLEVEMVDAKGKVIRASKNCNPDLFWASRGGGGGNFGVYTKYKFKVHRAPAKATVFRITWPWNQFEKVLKTWQKWAPSVNTKLGSELTIGPKKGGNVSMEGLFLGSKTEALHLLKPITSVGTPTASIIRLLPYTEAVKFLLPPDPVLTQRYSNQFSSGFGKRPFPDKAIKSMREFLENVEGEDAGFFFLNWGGAVSRKSPKSTAFYWRKAKFYVEWNSSWIKPSEAAKNIAIVRTTRTKLQPFIVGSYINVPDQGIKNSGSVYYGANYARLRRVKAKYDPKNVFNNPQSIIPAGTVKVK encoded by the coding sequence TTGAAATCAAAAACACAGCTAACAGGGCGAGTTATTTTCAAAGGAGAACCGGGGTATGACGCCGCCCGGAAGAACTGGGATCCTCATACTGACAGATCTCCTAAAGTGTTTGTGTTTGCCCAGAAAACGAAAGACGTCTCGAATGCCATCAAGTGGGCTCGGGAAAACAAGGTACCCATTCGGCCAAGGAGTGGAAGACACTCTCTGGAGGTGAATCTTTCACAGGTAAACGGTGGAATCGTCATCGATGTGAGTGATTTGAATACAGTCAAGCTGGACAAAAAGAACGGTACGGTTGTTGTAGGGACCGGTAACCGTGTGGGAAGAATCGCCAACATGCTGGCACGACAAGGCTTCATCGCTCCTTTTGGTGACAGTCCTACGGTGGGAATCGGCGGCATTACCTTGGGTGGAGGAATTGGACCTCTTCAGCGATCCATTGGTCTCATCAGTGACAATCTGCTTGAAGTCGAAATGGTTGATGCGAAAGGGAAAGTGATTCGTGCGAGCAAAAACTGCAATCCAGACCTGTTCTGGGCTTCACGCGGGGGTGGGGGCGGTAACTTCGGTGTATACACTAAATATAAATTTAAAGTACATCGTGCCCCAGCCAAGGCTACCGTATTTCGTATCACATGGCCGTGGAATCAATTCGAAAAGGTATTAAAAACATGGCAAAAATGGGCTCCTTCTGTCAATACCAAATTAGGCAGTGAATTAACCATCGGACCCAAAAAGGGCGGCAATGTCAGCATGGAGGGGCTATTCCTGGGTTCTAAAACAGAAGCGCTTCACCTGTTAAAGCCCATCACAAGTGTTGGGACACCAACTGCTTCTATCATCCGGCTGTTGCCTTACACCGAAGCCGTGAAGTTCTTATTACCTCCTGATCCGGTGCTCACCCAAAGATACAGTAACCAATTTTCTTCGGGATTTGGTAAACGTCCGTTTCCGGACAAAGCAATCAAGTCCATGCGAGAATTTTTGGAGAACGTGGAAGGGGAAGATGCAGGTTTCTTCTTCCTCAATTGGGGCGGAGCAGTAAGCCGCAAATCTCCTAAGTCAACGGCATTTTACTGGCGCAAAGCAAAGTTCTATGTAGAATGGAACAGTTCATGGATCAAGCCATCGGAAGCCGCCAAAAACATCGCTATCGTTCGCACGACTCGGACAAAATTGCAGCCATTCATCGTAGGGTCCTATATTAACGTGCCGGATCAGGGAATTAAGAACTCAGGGTCGGTTTACTATGGAGCTAACTACGCCAGATTACGGAGAGTAAAAGCTAAATATGATCCAAAAAATGTGTTCAATAATCCACAAAGTATCATTCCAGCGGGGACTGTAAAAGTAAAATAA
- a CDS encoding MarR family winged helix-turn-helix transcriptional regulator yields MKLDWMGDHRTLIEKIIKYGNAYSNTYKLQRSYGTDVMFSASQIQTLEYILEAEDKEEKMSEMAARLGVSRSTFSKNVKNLTEKGLLEKYHLSGNRKDIYVKPSAKGREVYAKYTEFVRELCFDDIFRHADQISTADKESFIRIMDLFADVLVWYGEKEQEPRKLIKIDPGSD; encoded by the coding sequence ATGAAATTAGATTGGATGGGCGACCATCGGACACTGATTGAGAAAATTATCAAGTACGGCAATGCATATTCGAATACGTACAAGCTGCAGCGAAGCTATGGTACGGACGTTATGTTCTCCGCCTCGCAGATCCAGACCCTGGAATATATTCTGGAAGCAGAGGATAAGGAAGAGAAGATGTCGGAAATGGCCGCACGTTTGGGCGTTAGCCGCAGCACATTTTCCAAGAACGTGAAGAATCTGACGGAAAAAGGCTTGCTCGAAAAATATCATTTAAGCGGCAACCGCAAAGACATCTACGTCAAACCTTCGGCGAAAGGGCGCGAGGTATATGCAAAGTATACTGAATTTGTCCGTGAGCTTTGCTTTGACGATATCTTTAGGCATGCTGACCAAATTTCTACAGCCGACAAGGAGAGTTTTATTCGCATTATGGATCTGTTCGCTGATGTGCTGGTTTGGTATGGTGAAAAGGAACAGGAACCACGCAAACTCATTAAAATTGATCCGGGCAGCGATTAA
- a CDS encoding alpha/beta hydrolase — protein sequence MNRSETTIESFDGTQLYFSKDMADDAKAAVVIVHGLCEHAGRYDELTEQLNKRRFNVYRFDHRGHARSEGKRTFYSDFHQIIEDVNVVVDRALQESSDLPVFVIGHSMGGFATASFGTKYPGKVKGIVLSGALTRYNTKVAGELPLDLPTGTYFPNELGSGVCSDPEVVSAYAIDPLVEKQISVDLFNSLGNGVAWLKEHAKQFVDPVLVLHGANDGLVSEQDSRDFYGDIASTDKTLKIYAHLMHEIFNEPTRHEVIEEAITWIEKQI from the coding sequence ATGAACCGCAGTGAGACAACGATTGAATCATTTGACGGAACACAGCTTTATTTCAGCAAGGATATGGCTGATGATGCGAAGGCAGCCGTGGTCATTGTTCATGGACTTTGTGAGCATGCCGGGCGCTATGATGAATTGACGGAGCAATTAAACAAACGACGTTTTAACGTATATCGATTCGACCATCGTGGTCATGCGAGATCGGAAGGAAAGCGTACGTTCTATAGTGATTTTCACCAAATCATCGAGGATGTGAATGTCGTAGTTGACAGGGCATTGCAAGAAAGCAGTGACCTCCCAGTATTTGTAATCGGACATAGCATGGGTGGCTTTGCAACCGCATCATTTGGCACGAAATATCCAGGCAAGGTCAAAGGCATTGTTTTATCAGGAGCACTTACCCGTTACAATACGAAGGTTGCTGGTGAACTGCCGCTTGATCTTCCTACAGGGACGTATTTCCCGAATGAGCTTGGCAGCGGCGTATGCAGCGACCCTGAGGTTGTATCCGCTTACGCAATTGACCCGCTGGTAGAAAAACAAATTTCTGTGGATCTGTTTAATAGCCTGGGGAATGGCGTGGCGTGGTTAAAAGAACATGCCAAGCAGTTTGTAGACCCGGTGCTGGTTCTGCATGGAGCAAACGATGGGCTGGTGAGCGAGCAGGATTCACGTGACTTTTACGGTGACATTGCCTCGACTGACAAAACGTTGAAGATCTATGCACATCTCATGCATGAAATATTTAATGAACCGACTAGACATGAGGTCATAGAAGAAGCAATTACATGGATTGAAAAACAAATCTGA